One Micromonospora sp. WMMD1120 genomic region harbors:
- a CDS encoding alpha-ketoglutarate-dependent dioxygenase AlkB, protein MTPAAYQPSMLDLADAGPTLGPLDGQIRRHQLSRGAWVDHLPGWVHGSDGVLDTLLTEVPWRAERRTMYDSEVDVPRLLCWYDAERQLPHPVLTAARTALTRHYAPELGEPFVTAGMCLYRSGRDSVAWHGDTIGRSAHTDTIVAIVSFGAPRPLLLRPRGGGDSLRFPVGHGDLIVMGGSCQRTWEHAIPKTTRPVGPRVSVQFRPHNVA, encoded by the coding sequence ATGACGCCTGCCGCCTACCAGCCGTCGATGCTCGACCTGGCCGACGCCGGGCCGACCCTGGGGCCACTCGACGGTCAGATCCGCCGACACCAACTCAGCCGGGGGGCCTGGGTCGATCACCTGCCCGGCTGGGTGCACGGCTCCGACGGGGTTCTCGACACCCTGCTCACCGAGGTTCCCTGGCGCGCGGAACGCCGCACGATGTATGACAGCGAGGTCGACGTGCCACGGCTGCTCTGCTGGTACGACGCGGAGCGGCAACTCCCCCACCCCGTGCTCACCGCCGCGCGGACGGCGCTGACCAGGCACTACGCGCCCGAGCTGGGCGAGCCCTTCGTCACCGCCGGCATGTGCCTCTACCGCTCCGGGCGCGACAGCGTGGCCTGGCACGGCGACACCATCGGTCGCTCGGCGCACACCGACACGATCGTCGCGATCGTCTCCTTCGGCGCGCCCCGGCCCCTGCTGCTACGCCCCCGCGGCGGCGGCGACAGCCTGCGCTTCCCGGTCGGCCACGGCGACCTGATCGTGATGGGCGGCTCCTGCCAACGCACCTGGGAACACGCCATCCCGAAAACCACCCGCCCGGTGGGCCCACGGGTAAGCGTCCAGTTCCGCCCCCACAACGTCGCCTAA